In the Scomber japonicus isolate fScoJap1 chromosome 18, fScoJap1.pri, whole genome shotgun sequence genome, one interval contains:
- the LOC128379311 gene encoding uncharacterized protein LOC128379311, with protein MHWLPLVAMVIASALPFPHNPVSRIAAVTKERRVDRHEPSARLAAPAEPPVDYNFPGNASQMDYNMTAALSQQTNTQNLQNRKDYVKSTADEETSTFKVGNQGTYQSNSNSGSNDKHSDSLDVPTEAGTLRTEDMSEDNSLPKDYKVESSSRQDYLSFADFSKRDDQDATERPLEVSAVETQSTVGPNAKLKAERGPEPTVPSVQKSDAPTVGTANQRTPGARRSPAEEGLTLGAGLGLGTGLDNIFEGDEMFLDVHPRVLFSPSPSPPEHPPLLLMLETGMLEEDGNGEEQEDMDGHIEGHGDRAIDRSSTTLSWTDSLRVTSEAARPVKRDKRSHLMDRRRGEKSVCEAESGWVINKTTAIDSHNQRVTILQQIQTQTGPLRQYFYETRCRQAEQQQSNGRSQGSRGAAAQARSIGVGVAGAGCLGVDKKQWMSECKAKQSYVRALTKDENNRTGWRWIRIDSSCVCVLLSRANQTLGREVLTRKGRD; from the coding sequence ATGCACTGGCTTcccctggttgccatggtgattgcCTCGGCCCTGCCCTTCCCTCACAACCCCGTGTCCAGGATCGCTGCCGTGACGAAAGAGCGCAGAGTGGACCGTCATGAGCCGTCCGCTCGCCTCGCAGCTCCCGCCGAGCCCCCTGTGGACTACAACTTCCCTGGAAATGCCTCACAAATGGACTACAACATGACCGCTGCTCTTAGCCAACAAACCAACACACAAAACCTCCAGAACCGTAAGGATTACGTCAAATCCACCGCAGATGAAGAGACCTCCACGTTCAAAGTGGGGAATCAAGGAACCTACCAGTCAAATAGCAACTCAGGCAGCAATGACAAACACAGTGACAGTTTAGATGTTCCCACAGAAGCAGGAACACTCAGGACCGAGGATATGTCTGAGGATAATTCTCTACCAAAGGACTACAAAGTTGAAAGCAGCAGCCGACAAGATTACTTAAGTTTTGCAGACTTTTCCAAGAGGGATGATCAGGACGCTACAGAAAGACCGTTGGAGGTTTctgcagtggaaacacaaaGTACTGTCGGTCCTAATGCTAAACTAAAGGCTGAGAGAGGACCAGAACCAACTGTCCCTTCGGTGCAGAAGAGCGACGCACCGACAGTTGGAACGGCGAACCAGAGGACACCGGGGGCTCGGAGAAGCCCGGCTGAGGAGGGTCTGACCCTGGGGGCGGGGCTGGGTCTAGGAACCGGGTTGGACAATATCTTTGAAGGCGACGAGATGTTTCTGGACGTGCATCCTCGAGTCCTGTTCTCACCCTCTCCGTCACCCCCGGAacaccctcctctcctcctcatgcTGGAGACCGGCATGCTGGAGGAGGACGGGAAcggagaggagcaggaggacaTGGACGGACACATCGAGGGGCACGGGGACCGGGCGATCGACAGGAGCAGCACGACCCTGAGTTGGACAGACTCGTTGAGGGTTACGAGTGAAGCCGCTCGTCCTGTCAAAAGGGATAAACGCTCGCACTTGATggacaggaggaggggggagaagtCGGTGTGCGAGGCGGAAAGCGGCTGGGTCATCAACAAGACGACGGCCATCGACTCGCACAATCAGAGAGTCACCATCTTGCAGCAAATCCAGACCCAGACGGGACCGCTCAGACAGTACTTCTACGAGACTCGGTGCCGCCAAGCCGAACAGCAGCAGAGCAACGGCAGGTCGCAGGGGTCGAGGGGAGCCGCGGCGCAAGCGAGATCCATCGGGGTGGGCGTAGCCGGGGCGGGATGCTTGGGCGTGGATAAAAAACAGTGGATGAGCGAGTGCAAAGCCAAGCAGTCGTACGTCCGAGCACTCACCAAAGACGAGAACAACAGGACGGGATGGAGGTGGATCCGCATCGACTCGTCCTGCGTCTGCGTGCTGCTGTCCAGAGCGAATCAGACATTGGGGAGGGAGGTCTTGACGAGGAAGGggagagactga